The genomic stretch GGTAGTATGTCTTTGTTTCACTCAGGTATTTCGAGACTCCCAGGGTTGCTGGCGAGCGCACAAATGCCTGCTGGCAACGCATTCCAGCGATGAAGAATTGCAATTCCTCGCCTCAGCAGCTGTTGAGTTGATCCGCCTTGTCTACGCTCCGTTAGACGGATCCGCTCAGCTCTAAGCGGTAGCAGTCCACAAGGGGGACGCAAttgcgccgcggctgcgtgaaCTTCGCCACGCTAGTCATGGAAATACAGTCGCTGCAGTGGTTTCCGTCGGGAGCGAGCGACGATGTCGCGTATCCGCAGGGGTACAGCAGCAAAGAAGCAATGACTAGTGTGAGTCTCCGAAAATCTGACTCGCGATATCCGGATCTGGCTGGCTGGCGCATTCATCGTCTAAATGAGTCAGTCGCAACAATGATATGGCGATACATGTGTCTCATGTGGCTCACACCGCGATCTTCACTCGGTATCGTTGCTAATTCGCAGAACGTATTGCAAAGGAGTTTGTCGCATATTTTCTTGGTTGGAAATCATAGCGCTCAAGCTCCTTTACAGAGGTAAACCAGAACGTGTTCTTCGGCGCCGAGTAGTCCGAAGCGGCCACGGGCATGCATTGCTCCGCTTAGTAGGGACTCTCCTGTCTGAGAAGGAGGACTCTTCTCATTTAATTCAGGTTCAGCCTATTTTTGTTGTTTCGTCGACTAAGCAAAGCAGTGTTTTTTGCCTTGTCTTGCAGGCTCCGAAGCGCTTCATATCATACGGACCTTTTCTGGGTTGTGTCACAAGCTTGAGGACCGATGTAGAGTCTCCATATTCACACAGGCTAGTCGAATACGGCGCTCATTGCATTGAATCGTTCTCAAACAACGTATTCGAACGAAGAACGACAAAGCCCGTGAGGAGCACACAGACAAAAACATCGGTGGGTAACAAAATGCGGGCTTCGAACACTCTGACCGGCGGAGCAGGTGTGCAGGAACAGACAGGTCTTGTGCTTGGCGGGCCTTGTCAAAGAAGAGTCCAATGGGGCTCTGTATATTGACTGTATTGTTTGTAGTGTAAAGGAACAACTGCGTTGAGGACCTGAAACAGCGAGGTGTCCCAAGTGGGAGCTCATCGAGCTGGATACGCTTCGAGGCATGGCAGAGCTGAGGAAATGCTCAGCTGTTCTATCTCCAGCAATGCAAAGTTGACACACTTCACAATTTGACTGAACGGCTGGAAGGTGGGCACTCATGCGGTCCCGATGCCGCTACAGTCGGAGACAGCCTAGTCTTCTCCGCCAAGCAGAGTGCGCTGCCCAGAATGTGCGCCTTAAGACAAGCGTGTTTGTCGAGTAACTGCGATCTCTTTTGAGTCAATGCTATAAGCTGTATCGGAGAATGTGTACCAAGCAACAGGTTTTGCGGATACCTTACGAAGTTGGTGTTTGAAGAAGAAGGCCCCCCGTCCTCCAGACATAGTTCGTTTCTCTGTTCACAAACCGTGTCAAGTGGTCACGGAGGAACAGACGCAGTATCTGTATCCATCAGTTGCAAGCAAAACGGTTGCGTGGCTACTCGACTGACCTAGAAGGGGTGCGGTGTTGACAAAGCTTAGTCGCTCTTCTCTTGCACGCTGTTGGCGAAGTCGATAGTCAAGGTAGGCGGAAGCGCTTGGGACTCTCACTCTTTTCGCATCAGTGTGATGTGACAGGGATACGTTTTGAGAAGTCAAAAAACATGCCTATGTCAGTGAGCGACTGACACAGCAGAGCATGTTCGTTTTCGCTTGTGTGCGCGCTCGCCCTTTGAACGGCACTCTTGAGGCCCGCCTTCTCGTGATCCGGTGGAAGTCTAGGAGCAAAACCACTTTGCGGTCAGAGATTCGTTTCGATTAATTCTTTTATTTGGTATTCCTTCGTATCCTGGCACATTCTCTGCGGTCCGTTTTAAGCTGTATTCAGCACCTTTTCTGCTACTTCCTTGTTTGGCGAGAATGATGTTCCGTTTGGCTACGGGGGCTTTAACGGCCATGATCGCAGGGGTCGCGTTGTACCCGCAGTCGGCTGAAGCTGTCCCGAAAAGCATTGTGGATATCATCAGAACCAATCCGAAGCTGTCAGCGGCTCGCGAATGGGCAGAAGAGTCTGGAATTCTGCATAAGGTCGACCTCTCGCACTACGGCGACAAGGTGACCATCGTGCTTCCCTCGAACCAGGCTTTCAAGGAGCTTGAGGCGGAACATCCTACATGGAAATCGCAGCTCGTCAGGAACAGCGAGGACGTGGAGACTGTAAGACATTTATTCGTTCCGTGTGAAAAGCTGCTAACACACGAGTACAATAATGGTGATGGGGAAACCAGCTATCAGAGTAGAAAAGAACTGACAGTACATGATGCAGTGCTGCATAACTGCGTAGGCAGCGCTGTATGAATAAAGCTGGAGATTCAACTCGGTACAGCTACCCGTCCCACAGACAGCAGATTCCTCTTGTGGCATTCTCACCCAACGCTCCTATCTTGGTTATGTGGGGAACCCGGGTACCTGCTAATCAGAACCAGGGTAGCGCCAGCGCCTATCTTCGACTTGCTGTGGGCTCTATCTTAGATTTGGATCGTGAGACTACCTGGTGTATTCGCCTTACTTCGGTCACCCAAAAAACATGAAGTCCGCTTGACGTGGTCTTGCTGGACTCGGCTTTGTTGCTTGTCTTATTGATTATCTCAGCTGATTCTATTTGCGTCGACGGATCATGGCGTTACAGTGGAACAAATCAAGGCAGGCAAATATGAGGAAGTTGATTCGTTGGTCTCCATCCTCTCGGAGTATTCTTCTATCTCTCGCAGAGGAAAGGTAAGCGTTGCAGTTTAGCCTCCCTGTTGTGGGAAGAACTGCTGCCGCGAAAAGAGCTTCGCCCCCGAAAAGCAGCTCATGGATCCCATTCTATAGTTTTGCACGATTAAGTTTAAGGCACCGGCACCCGTATTCACAAGGCAACTGAAGGCTACGATAGCTTAGAGTTACGCGCTCTTCCTGCGACGGCAGCTCTGACACAATGTAAGTCGTGTTACCCGAATTCGGGAGGGGAGGATAACAGACATAGCTCCCGACTTTCTCATGGTAAGTTATTCCAATACGCCGATTCGCCTGTATCTCTGCGTGTTGCAGTTGTGCGTGTCGGACTACACTCGCGCGCTCCCCTGCGACGATCCCGATAGTCTGCCATGCTGCGCGAACGTCGACCTGCGCCACGTTCTGGAAGCTGAGGATGGATACATTTACATCATTGACAAGGTTTTGCTGCCTCAGGAGCTGATCGACAAGCTTGAGGACTAAAATCTGTATCCGGCGATCGACTCACTTCCTATGCCGTGCAACCCCACTCGGTATTGACCTTAACTGTCAGCACGGATGTAAGAAGCGCGTAAATTTCTTCCCTCCGGCGGCATTTTTGTCGTGAATGTGTTACTTCGATGGCATGAGCAGGTAGCTCGCCATGTAATGTTTTTACGCGCAACCCTTCATTTAGGGAAGAATACAGTGAAGAACCCTCCTCCATCCTAATGTCTTTCGCCCTGTGGAGCCCCATGCAGCAGCCGAAGGGCGTGGCCGTGTTCATTTCATGCAGACGCCCTTGCacccgtcttcctccgcatgcagacacacgcCAAGAAACTGCAGTTTCCAGATTTACGCATGTTGTTATAAGAAGGGGAGCACGCATTCCGTTAGCGCGGAACGTCATTGTGCGTACCACAGCCGGGCACCACTAATATAAACCGCATGAACCGACGACTCTCAGCCACCCTGTTTGCGAGGTTTGACGGGAGATATTCGGCAACAAAATGCTTATGCAGAGTTAGTAACTTCGCCCAAATTGGATCCAGCTAGCCCCAGTTGAGTTTGGCGTTCTGTCATAACTGCCTGTCGGGCGATTTACATCCATTCTTTAATATGCCGTGGTATTTGAAAGTTGGTGGTGCACTCAGTCTACTAGAGAAGCTGCTGCGTGGACGTGTCCGAGGACACAAGGAATGAAAACGCCTAATGGATATTAGTATATGGGAAACAGCATGTCACTTTTCTCCCCGAAAGTCTGCTGTGGCTACGAGTGGTGATTTTGCTCCCGCGGCAGGCTCACCACAGTTACTTCATTTGCACTACAAATATTAGCGAAACTGAACCATTCTTGTGGGATGAGGTCGATGATATTTTGTGGCCAGGGCTGCCGATTTATGAGATGCATAATTGATGTTACAAAGGACGGCTTGCACATACCACAGTAAGCAGTGCACCCGGAGCATCATGCTGGAACCGCTCACGACGGTCAGatgcaggagctgcagcgtcgAATAAGCGCCTGCGTTAACTACTGTTAGCGACATCCTGTTTTCCCGATAAAGCCGATTTCCAATCGAAAGTGTGCGACATGCCCCTTTCTCGCCGCACATGACCGCACGGCAGTCCGTGAGtcccactggactgctggTGTTGGTGCTTCATTAGCTTCAGCATGTCTCCATGCAGTTGATACAGCGATGCTCGGTTCTGCGCGCCTTGGAGTGCTGACACAACTATGTTTATGGTTGCACAAGCCTCGACTCAATACCAGTATTTTGACAGCACGCCTGCCGGTTTTGAGCAGTCATAAACAAACAACATTAAATTGGCACAATGTCGGAAAAGGCCCCAGTAGCGCTAGACAGAAAAAATTGGAAACGCCACACGGAGCATTTTTTCCTGTGCAGCCGCTCAGCTCTAGAGCCATCGTTTCATATGGAGAGTGAGCGTCTCGGCCGCAGCTATcaacatatatacgtatatataccCATATATACAAACCATAAAGGACATCACGACCTCGTATCTGCAATGTTGTTTCCGATTTTGTTTCCGGGATCCAACCGGGGTCCAGGTCGAGCCTGTTCGGCTCTACGCGGCGCTAAGCCTTCTTCGCCCACGCAGAATCTGGAGGAAGCTAGCCGGACTCTTTTTGACTGCCACTTTGAGGAACGCGGATTTTGTTGCCACAGCAGCAGGCACCGTGGTCTCAGGGTTCACTTCGAGAGGCTTGGACGAACAGGACGCCGGGGCATCGATGTTGTCGCTAGTGCACTGCTGCACTGAAGCGATCTGTTCCTTGGTGACCCCTAACTGCTCCAAGGCAGTTGTAAGTGGTTGATCCAATATCGTCGGGTCGATCTGCTCCTCGTACATGAGTTGCTTCGGTTCTCCTGGTCGTTTAATGATGATGACCGGATTGTGGAAAAAGTGCGGCTTCGAAAAGAACTGAAAGGGATAAGAGACACAACGAAGTACAGAAACTATATATTCAATTATGTTGCCATGCCGTGATCAGTTGCAAGCGAGAAACCGTTGACTGGATCAACGACAATGTCGGGAGCATGCATCAGCTACCAGATTGTAGAATAATGCAACAGCATTCGCCTGATCAACTTATCGCACAATCATAGTTGCTACTCTGGTCAAAACGCTATATTATGTATCTTGAATTAATGGAATCGGACCTACGCGTTTACACACCAGTACTTCTCCCTACAGTCTTTATGCACATATACTAGACTCTGGGTGCACACAAAGGATTGTACCACTACCCTTTTCCCCACGCGTAACAGATCGATGATTTCTCTTTCACACTCTGACGGGCAAGAGAGATCCGCTCATGGCTATTTTTACAAATTGGGAAGGGCCTCGCACGTAGGCTTGTGTACATGCTTTTTTGGATGGCTTACCGTTGCACCTTCGCCGATGCGAAGTTTCACAATCTCTCGCACTAGCAGGCACGTGGACCGCTGCGGGACGGGAAGCTTTGCCATTACTGTGTGGAGCCAGTGGTGGTACGGGAACTCAAAACGGGGCTTGCAGGAGCTGCCGTCCACTGATCGCTGTCCCCAGAAAATGCGATACCAATGGAAAGGGTGACCATCTATGAGATCCAGCATTTGATTGACCGTTGCCTCGCCAACGACGGAACCGCGGATGCGGGACGACAACGTGTACCTCTGTGTGCTCTCGCCTTGACGATCCACGAAAATGGACAGCTCCGAATTCTGCCAAACAACGACAACGGAGACCAAGAAGGCATGTGACTTCGTTGACACTACAATACATTGTACTTCAGATAActctcctcagtttaagcagaactgtagtttatcgggactaaagtcaaGGGGACCAGATTATCATGGTTATCCTCAATACATTTGAATACATGGTGCTCAGCTGGTTTTACATCTACCATAATTATCATCTTATTAACTAGGCGCTGCTAGTGAAGTTGCTCCCTATCATCCGGCCACTCTCCGCCAGATCAATATTCATACAGAGCCAGAATACTATGCTTGGGACAGTCAGATATACAATGCCTACGTATATTTTACTACAGCATTGTGCGCTGACAGTCTCTAGACTCGCGCCAGACCATGCCGGACAGTAGATGCACTGCCATCCCCGCGTTCTAACTATACGCATCG from Besnoitia besnoiti strain Bb-Ger1 chromosome X, whole genome shotgun sequence encodes the following:
- a CDS encoding hypothetical protein (encoded by transcript BESB_018140); this translates as MMFRLATGALTAMIAGVALYPQSAEAVPKSIVDIIRTNPKLSAAREWAEESGILHKVDLSHYGDKVTIVLPSNQAFKELEAEHPTWKSQLVRNSEDVETLILFASTDHGVTVEQIKAGKYEEVDSLVSILSEYSSISRRGKLCVSDYTRALPCDDPDSLPCCANVDLRHVLEAEDGYIYIIDKVLLPQELIDKLED